The Nitrosomonas communis genome has a segment encoding these proteins:
- a CDS encoding type II toxin-antitoxin system HicA family toxin yields MSKLPVVSGAEVVQALERLGFVVARQRASHIAMRRGLSGCVIPNH; encoded by the coding sequence ATGTCTAAATTACCGGTTGTATCTGGTGCCGAGGTCGTGCAGGCCTTGGAACGACTCGGCTTCGTCGTCGCCCGTCAACGTGCTAGCCACATAGCCATGCGTCGCGGTTTGTCTGGCTGCGTTATTCCCAACCATTGA